From Aristaeella lactis, the proteins below share one genomic window:
- a CDS encoding phosphoribosylformylglycinamidine synthase: MVYRIFVEKKPGLDNEARGLKNDVVKFLGIKGLEKIRLLNRYDAENISDEMFALAVREVFSEPQLDDTMEQFDAEGAAAVFAVEFLPGQFDQRADSAAQCIQFLSQGERPLVRSAKVYLLYGSLSAEEIAEIKKYVINPVEAREASLDLPETLKTEYAVPTEVATLDGFTKLDRAGLEKFVADYGLAMDVDDITFCQSWFREEGREPTITEIRMLDTYWSDHCRHTTFLTEIDSVRFEDPVLEKAWKRYMDVRAELGREKKPVCLMDLATVAVKYLKKHGKLDKLDESEEINACTVKMDVERDGVKEPWLLLFKNETHNHPTEIEPFGGAATCIGGAIRDPLSGRAYVYGAMRVTGAADPTKPVSETIPGKLPQRKLVTTAAAGYASYGNQIGLATGIVDEVYHPGYAAKRMEIGAVIAAAPAENVRRERPAPGDVVILLGGSTGRDGIGGATGSSKAHNAHSVETCGAEVQKGNAPEERKLQRLFRNPKATKLIKRCNDFGAGGVSVAIGELADGLEIDLNAVPKKYDGLDGTELAISESQERMAVVVAAEDAAAFLALAEEENLQACIVAEVKAEPRLRMNWNGKTIVDISREFLNSNGAPKHTAITPAASRPVADLPKQKPADFAGLLKETAADLAVCSRRGLSERFDSTIGAGTVLMPFGGKNQLTPIQAMVQKISLEKGHTDDCSLMAWGYDPELTSFSPYHGAYLAVVDSVTKLIAAGASFEDVYLTFQEYFEKPGTDGKRWGKPLAALLGAFEAQMNLGVGAIGGKDSMSGSFEKLDVPPTLVSFAVTTAKTGDIISPEFKKAGNPVILLEPERDEQGLPVTESLLALYRQVTDLIRAGKIVSCRTAEVGGSIASVLKMALGNGLGFAFEKDWELQELAEVRYGSFLAELSEDMDLGRKLGTVTEEPVLTWRDSAADVKELRVIGRDKLEKVYPTLNPEWTLEDRAEADACWPAARKEERTEAFNYKATGWKAPALHIAKPGVLIPAFPGTNCEVDSARAAEDAGAKAEIFVVRNRSAEDIVRSAEAFAAKVRENQMIFIPGGFSGGDEPDGSAKFIIAFFRNKGVSEAVTELLDKRDGLMCGICNGFQALIKLGLVPYGKIIETDEHCPTLTFNTIGRHQSRIVRTRVASTLSPWLRGAQQGAVYSVPISHGEGRFLAEESLIRKLAENGQIATQYVDLDDQPTMDLRFNPNGSLYAIEGITSPDGRVFGKMGHSERVGKDLYKNVPGNYDIKMFESAVKYFR; encoded by the coding sequence ATGGTTTACAGAATCTTTGTTGAGAAGAAACCCGGCCTGGACAATGAAGCCCGCGGCCTGAAAAATGACGTGGTAAAATTCCTGGGCATCAAGGGCCTGGAGAAGATCCGCCTGCTGAACCGCTATGACGCGGAGAACATTTCCGATGAGATGTTCGCGCTGGCGGTACGGGAAGTGTTCTCTGAGCCCCAGCTGGACGATACCATGGAGCAGTTTGACGCGGAAGGCGCCGCCGCAGTGTTCGCGGTGGAATTCCTGCCCGGTCAGTTTGACCAGCGCGCGGACTCCGCGGCCCAGTGCATCCAGTTCCTGTCCCAGGGTGAACGGCCCCTGGTCCGCAGCGCGAAGGTTTACCTGCTCTACGGCAGCCTGTCCGCGGAGGAGATCGCCGAGATCAAAAAATACGTGATTAACCCGGTGGAAGCCCGGGAGGCTTCGCTGGATCTGCCGGAAACCCTGAAAACCGAATACGCGGTGCCCACGGAAGTGGCAACGCTGGACGGCTTTACAAAGTTGGACCGCGCGGGCCTGGAGAAGTTCGTGGCGGACTACGGCCTGGCCATGGACGTGGATGATATCACTTTCTGCCAGTCCTGGTTCCGGGAAGAAGGCCGGGAACCCACCATCACGGAAATCCGGATGCTGGATACCTACTGGAGCGACCACTGCCGCCATACCACCTTCCTGACCGAGATCGACAGCGTCCGCTTTGAGGATCCGGTGCTGGAGAAGGCCTGGAAGCGCTACATGGATGTCCGTGCCGAACTGGGCAGGGAAAAGAAGCCCGTGTGCCTGATGGACCTGGCGACTGTGGCGGTGAAATACCTGAAGAAGCACGGAAAGCTGGACAAGCTGGACGAGAGCGAAGAGATCAACGCCTGTACGGTGAAGATGGACGTGGAGCGTGACGGGGTGAAGGAACCCTGGCTGCTGCTGTTCAAGAATGAAACCCATAACCATCCCACGGAAATCGAACCTTTCGGCGGCGCGGCCACCTGTATCGGCGGCGCTATCCGGGATCCCCTGAGCGGCCGGGCTTATGTTTATGGCGCGATGCGTGTTACCGGCGCGGCGGATCCCACCAAACCGGTGTCTGAAACCATTCCCGGCAAGCTGCCCCAGCGTAAGCTGGTTACCACCGCGGCAGCCGGCTATGCCTCCTACGGCAACCAGATCGGCCTGGCAACGGGTATCGTGGATGAAGTGTATCATCCCGGCTATGCCGCCAAGCGCATGGAGATCGGCGCGGTGATCGCGGCGGCTCCCGCTGAGAATGTCCGCCGTGAGCGTCCGGCTCCCGGTGACGTGGTCATCCTGCTGGGCGGTTCCACAGGCCGTGACGGTATCGGCGGCGCGACGGGTTCCTCCAAGGCCCATAACGCCCACAGCGTGGAAACCTGCGGCGCGGAAGTCCAGAAGGGCAACGCGCCTGAAGAACGCAAACTCCAGCGGCTGTTCCGTAATCCCAAGGCGACAAAGCTGATCAAGCGCTGCAACGACTTCGGCGCCGGCGGTGTCAGCGTTGCCATCGGCGAACTGGCAGACGGCCTGGAAATTGACCTGAACGCGGTTCCGAAGAAGTATGACGGCCTTGACGGCACGGAACTGGCGATCTCCGAAAGCCAGGAGCGCATGGCTGTGGTTGTGGCGGCGGAAGACGCGGCTGCCTTCCTTGCCCTTGCGGAAGAAGAAAACCTGCAGGCGTGCATCGTGGCGGAAGTGAAGGCTGAGCCCCGCCTGCGCATGAACTGGAACGGAAAGACCATTGTGGATATCAGCCGGGAGTTCCTGAACTCCAACGGCGCGCCGAAGCATACGGCGATCACTCCCGCGGCATCCCGTCCTGTGGCGGACCTGCCGAAGCAGAAACCCGCGGACTTTGCCGGCCTGCTGAAGGAAACAGCGGCGGACCTGGCGGTCTGTTCCCGCCGGGGCCTTTCCGAGCGGTTTGACTCCACCATCGGCGCAGGCACAGTGCTCATGCCTTTCGGCGGAAAGAACCAGCTGACGCCCATCCAGGCAATGGTCCAGAAGATCAGCCTGGAAAAGGGCCATACGGATGACTGCTCCCTCATGGCCTGGGGCTATGATCCGGAGCTGACTTCCTTCAGCCCCTATCACGGCGCATACCTGGCAGTGGTGGATTCGGTCACCAAGCTGATCGCTGCCGGCGCTTCCTTTGAAGATGTCTACCTGACTTTCCAGGAATACTTTGAAAAGCCCGGTACGGACGGAAAACGCTGGGGCAAGCCCCTGGCGGCTCTCCTGGGTGCCTTTGAAGCCCAGATGAACCTGGGCGTGGGTGCCATCGGCGGCAAGGACTCCATGTCCGGCTCCTTTGAAAAGCTGGATGTGCCGCCCACGCTGGTATCCTTTGCGGTCACCACGGCAAAAACCGGTGATATCATCTCCCCCGAGTTCAAGAAGGCGGGCAATCCCGTGATTCTGCTGGAGCCGGAGCGGGATGAACAGGGCCTCCCGGTAACGGAATCCCTGCTGGCGCTCTACCGGCAGGTGACAGACCTGATCCGTGCGGGGAAGATCGTTTCCTGCCGCACGGCGGAAGTCGGCGGTTCCATTGCCTCTGTGCTGAAGATGGCGCTGGGCAACGGCCTGGGCTTTGCCTTTGAAAAGGACTGGGAACTGCAGGAACTGGCGGAGGTCCGCTACGGAAGCTTCCTTGCGGAGCTTTCGGAAGATATGGATCTGGGCCGGAAGCTGGGCACCGTTACGGAAGAACCGGTGCTGACCTGGCGTGACAGCGCGGCGGACGTGAAGGAGCTGCGCGTGATCGGCCGGGACAAGCTTGAAAAAGTCTATCCGACGCTGAATCCGGAATGGACCCTGGAAGACCGGGCGGAGGCGGATGCCTGCTGGCCCGCGGCCCGGAAGGAAGAACGGACGGAAGCGTTCAACTACAAGGCGACCGGCTGGAAGGCCCCGGCACTGCACATCGCGAAGCCCGGCGTGCTGATCCCGGCGTTCCCGGGAACCAACTGCGAAGTGGACAGTGCCCGCGCGGCGGAAGATGCCGGCGCGAAAGCCGAGATCTTCGTGGTCCGGAACCGGTCCGCGGAAGATATTGTCCGCAGCGCGGAAGCGTTTGCCGCGAAAGTGCGTGAGAACCAGATGATCTTCATCCCCGGCGGATTCTCCGGCGGTGATGAACCGGACGGCAGCGCGAAGTTCATTATCGCCTTCTTCCGGAACAAGGGAGTCAGCGAAGCGGTGACGGAGCTGCTGGACAAGCGGGACGGCCTGATGTGCGGTATCTGCAACGGCTTCCAGGCGCTGATCAAGCTGGGTCTGGTGCCCTACGGAAAGATCATTGAGACCGATGAGCACTGCCCGACCCTGACCTTCAACACCATCGGACGTCACCAGAGCCGCATCGTCCGCACCCGGGTGGCCAGCACGCTGAGCCCCTGGCTCCGCGGCGCGCAGCAGGGCGCGGTTTACAGCGTACCGATCAGCCACGGTGAAGGCCGCTTCCTTGCGGAGGAAAGCCTGATCCGGAAGCTGGCGGAGAACGGCCAGATCGCCACCCAGTATGTGGACCTGGACGACCAGCCGACGATGGACCTGCGCTTCAATCCCAATGGCAGCCTGTATGCCATTGAAGGTATTACCAGCCCGGACGGCCGTGTCTTCGGCAAGATGGGACACAGCGAGCGGGTCGGGAAGGACCTGTACAAGAACGTTCCCGGCAACTACGACATTAAGATGTTCGAATCCGCCGTGAAGTACTTCAGATAA
- the purD gene encoding phosphoribosylamine--glycine ligase — protein MNLLVVGGGGREHTIIKKLKQNPAVETIYALPGNGGIAADATCVDIKATDIEGIVAFTRNTKIDYAVVAPDDPLVLGCVDALEAEGIPCFGPRANAAIIEGSKVFSKDLMKKYGIPTAAYEVFSDPKKALEYLETSPIPTVIKADGLALGKGVTVAMTRWEARAAVREIMEDKKFGKSGDKIVIEEYLEGPEVSVLAFTDGTTVKPMVSSMDHKRAEDGDNGPNTGGMGTVAPNPFYTEGIAEECMQTIFLPTIRAMKKEGREFRGCLYFGLMLTKKGPKVIEYNCRFGDPETQVVLPLLESDLLTVMQAVTNGTLADCEVKFRDAYACCVVLASMGYPVHYDKGYEITIPDAVKEHVYVAGAALKDGKLVNSGGRVLGVTAVADSLPEAVKEAYAMADTISFGNKYCRRDIGQRALSAINQ, from the coding sequence ATGAACCTGCTTGTTGTCGGCGGCGGCGGCCGTGAACATACCATCATCAAAAAGCTGAAACAGAATCCTGCTGTTGAAACGATCTATGCCCTGCCGGGCAACGGCGGTATCGCCGCGGACGCGACCTGCGTGGATATCAAGGCGACGGATATTGAAGGAATTGTGGCCTTCACCCGGAACACGAAGATCGATTACGCGGTTGTCGCTCCGGATGATCCGCTGGTGCTGGGATGCGTGGACGCCCTGGAGGCGGAAGGCATTCCCTGCTTCGGTCCCCGTGCCAACGCGGCCATCATTGAAGGCAGCAAGGTTTTCTCCAAGGACCTGATGAAGAAATACGGCATTCCCACCGCGGCGTACGAGGTTTTCTCCGATCCGAAAAAGGCCCTTGAATACCTGGAAACCTCCCCGATCCCGACGGTGATCAAGGCGGACGGCCTTGCCCTGGGCAAGGGCGTGACCGTGGCCATGACCCGCTGGGAAGCACGGGCGGCCGTACGGGAGATCATGGAAGACAAGAAATTCGGAAAGAGCGGTGATAAGATCGTTATTGAGGAGTACCTCGAAGGTCCGGAAGTTTCTGTTCTGGCGTTCACCGACGGAACGACTGTGAAACCCATGGTTTCCAGCATGGACCACAAGCGGGCGGAGGACGGTGACAATGGTCCGAACACCGGCGGCATGGGAACGGTTGCTCCGAATCCCTTCTACACGGAGGGGATCGCGGAAGAATGCATGCAGACGATCTTCCTGCCGACCATCCGGGCGATGAAGAAAGAAGGCCGGGAATTTCGCGGCTGCCTCTACTTCGGCCTGATGCTGACAAAGAAGGGACCGAAGGTCATCGAGTACAACTGCCGTTTCGGCGATCCCGAGACCCAGGTGGTGCTGCCCCTGCTGGAGAGCGACCTGCTGACAGTGATGCAGGCGGTTACCAACGGTACCCTGGCGGACTGTGAAGTGAAATTCCGGGACGCGTACGCCTGCTGCGTAGTGCTTGCTTCCATGGGCTATCCGGTGCATTATGACAAGGGATATGAAATCACGATTCCTGACGCTGTGAAGGAGCATGTCTATGTGGCCGGCGCAGCCCTGAAGGACGGGAAACTGGTCAATTCCGGCGGCCGCGTACTGGGCGTGACGGCTGTGGCGGATTCCCTGCCGGAAGCCGTGAAGGAAGCCTACGCCATGGCGGATACGATTTCCTTCGGGAATAAGTACTGCAGGCGGGATATCGGACAGCGGGCGCTGAGCGCAATCAATCAGTAA
- a CDS encoding phosphoribosylaminoimidazolecarboxamide formyltransferase encodes MKEFELKYGCNPNQKPAKIYMNDGSELPIKILSGRPGFINFLDAFNSWQLVKELKAALGMPAVTSFKHVSPTSAAVGIPLSADLKKACFVDDIEGLDDSPLACAYARARGTDRMCSFGDWVALSDVCDVTTAKMIKREVSDGVIAPGYEPEALEILKQKRKGNYNIVEIDPDYVPEVQERKQVFGITFEQGRNNFEINRELLSDIVTKTKDLPDSAVRDLIIALITLKYTQSNSVCYAVDGQAIGVGAGQQSRIHCTRLAGSKADTWFLRQHEKVLNLPFRADLGRPERDNVIDGYINQNEEDVCADGNWQKYFTEQPAPLTDAEKRAFLDTRQNVALGSDAFFPFSDNIERAYKSGVKYIAEPGGSIRDDAVIECCDKYGMTMAFTHMRLFHH; translated from the coding sequence ATGAAAGAATTCGAGCTCAAGTATGGCTGCAACCCCAACCAGAAACCCGCGAAGATCTACATGAATGACGGCAGCGAACTGCCCATCAAAATCCTGTCCGGCCGTCCCGGATTCATCAATTTCCTGGATGCCTTCAACAGCTGGCAGCTGGTGAAGGAACTGAAGGCTGCCCTGGGCATGCCCGCCGTGACCAGCTTCAAGCATGTGAGCCCCACTTCCGCCGCGGTCGGCATTCCGCTTTCCGCCGACCTGAAAAAGGCCTGCTTTGTGGATGATATCGAAGGCCTGGATGATTCTCCCCTGGCTTGCGCCTATGCCCGTGCCCGCGGTACGGACCGGATGTGCTCCTTCGGTGACTGGGTTGCCCTGAGCGACGTGTGCGACGTGACCACCGCGAAGATGATCAAGCGGGAAGTGTCCGACGGCGTCATTGCCCCCGGCTATGAGCCCGAAGCCCTGGAGATCCTGAAGCAGAAGCGCAAGGGCAACTACAACATCGTGGAGATCGATCCCGATTATGTGCCGGAAGTGCAGGAGCGCAAACAGGTTTTCGGCATCACCTTCGAACAGGGCCGCAACAATTTCGAAATCAACCGGGAGCTGCTCTCGGATATCGTGACGAAGACCAAGGATCTGCCGGATTCCGCCGTGCGTGACCTGATCATTGCCCTGATCACCCTGAAGTACACCCAGTCCAACTCCGTCTGCTACGCGGTGGACGGCCAGGCGATCGGCGTTGGTGCCGGCCAGCAGAGCCGTATCCACTGCACCCGTCTTGCCGGTTCCAAGGCGGACACCTGGTTCCTGCGCCAGCATGAGAAAGTCCTGAACCTGCCCTTCCGCGCGGACCTGGGCCGGCCTGAACGGGACAATGTCATTGACGGCTACATCAACCAGAACGAGGAAGATGTCTGCGCGGACGGCAACTGGCAGAAGTATTTCACTGAACAGCCCGCTCCCCTGACCGACGCGGAGAAGCGCGCTTTCCTGGACACCCGGCAGAACGTGGCCCTGGGTTCCGATGCCTTCTTCCCCTTCAGCGACAACATTGAGCGCGCTTACAAGAGCGGCGTGAAGTATATCGCAGAGCCCGGCGGATCCATCCGTGATGACGCGGTCATCGAGTGCTGCGACAAATACGGCATGACCATGGCCTTCACCCACATGAGGCTTTTCCATCATTAA
- a CDS encoding IMP cyclohydrolase translates to MDIYRIFTPEELLKDNTYPGRGIIIGKTPDGTKAMTAYFIMGRSDNSRNRIFTEKNGEVFTEPFDASKVQDPSLIIYAAIRSYENNLIVTNGNQTDTIRDGLKEGKTFSAALESREFEPDGPNFTPRISGMLTFGEGDFTYQMSILKSADAEGSACNRYTYSYAPLNGLGHFIHTYVCDGNPIPTFQGEPERIAVSNDIDEMTDILWKNLNEQNKISLYVRYVDLKTGTAENRLVNKNK, encoded by the coding sequence ATGGACATCTACCGCATCTTTACCCCTGAAGAACTGCTGAAGGACAACACCTACCCCGGACGCGGCATCATCATCGGCAAGACGCCGGACGGCACAAAAGCCATGACAGCCTATTTCATTATGGGCCGCAGCGACAACAGCCGTAACCGTATCTTCACCGAGAAGAATGGCGAAGTCTTCACCGAGCCTTTTGACGCGTCAAAGGTCCAGGACCCCTCCCTGATCATTTACGCCGCGATCCGTTCCTATGAAAACAACCTGATCGTGACCAACGGCAACCAGACCGATACAATCCGGGACGGCCTGAAGGAAGGCAAAACCTTCTCTGCCGCGCTGGAAAGCCGCGAGTTTGAGCCGGACGGCCCGAACTTCACGCCCCGCATCAGCGGTATGCTGACTTTCGGTGAAGGAGATTTCACCTACCAGATGAGCATCCTCAAGAGCGCCGACGCGGAAGGCAGCGCCTGCAACCGCTACACCTACAGCTACGCGCCGCTGAACGGACTGGGCCACTTCATTCACACGTATGTGTGCGACGGCAACCCCATCCCGACTTTCCAGGGAGAACCGGAGCGCATCGCGGTCAGCAACGATATCGACGAGATGACCGATATCCTGTGGAAGAACCTGAATGAACAGAACAAGATCAGCCTTTATGTCCGCTATGTGGACCTGAAGACCGGAACCGCCGAAAACCGCCTCGTGAATAAAAACAAGTGA
- the purN gene encoding phosphoribosylglycinamide formyltransferase — MSKKARIAVLVSGGGTNLQAILDAAARGEIPDGEVALVISDRSGAYALERAEKAGIPALEINKKACGGQLPFEQQLIAALTTNRIDLIVLAGFLSILTENFTTLYPRRIINVHPSLIPSFCGAGFYGLKVHQAALDRGVKVTGATVHFVNEIPDGGEIIAQKAVDILPEDTPETLQRRVMEQAEWIILPQSVEKISKEIILH, encoded by the coding sequence ATGAGCAAAAAAGCCCGTATTGCCGTGCTGGTTTCCGGAGGCGGAACCAACCTGCAGGCGATCCTGGACGCCGCGGCCCGGGGAGAGATCCCGGACGGGGAAGTGGCACTGGTCATCAGCGACCGTTCCGGAGCCTATGCCCTGGAGCGTGCTGAGAAAGCCGGCATTCCGGCCCTGGAAATCAACAAGAAAGCCTGCGGAGGCCAGCTGCCTTTCGAGCAGCAGCTGATCGCCGCCCTGACCACGAACCGGATTGACCTGATCGTGCTGGCCGGTTTCCTGAGCATCCTGACCGAGAACTTTACGACACTGTATCCCCGCCGGATCATCAACGTCCATCCGAGCTTGATCCCCAGCTTCTGCGGCGCGGGCTTCTATGGCCTGAAGGTGCACCAGGCAGCGCTGGACCGGGGCGTAAAGGTAACAGGAGCGACCGTGCACTTTGTCAATGAGATTCCGGACGGCGGAGAGATCATTGCCCAGAAGGCAGTGGATATCCTGCCGGAGGATACGCCTGAAACCCTGCAGCGCCGGGTGATGGAACAGGCAGAGTGGATCATCCTGCCGCAAAGCGTTGAAAAGATTTCAAAAGAAATCATTCTTCATTAA